A portion of the Faecalibacterium sp. I3-3-89 genome contains these proteins:
- the mreC gene encoding rod shape-determining protein MreC translates to MKDFFDTWKFKILIAIAVFLVGIMAYAGANGRLTAAPQELLSVAVAPFQRAAAKLSGGVASLWENYADIDAILEENKTLTEENAALRAQMVDYDKLKAENEAYKALTNIQEQHPEMSYTSSFVIGRDPLDSFWGFTLDRGTLDGVAVNDAVISDEGYLLGVVREADLTSCKVMTILHPSFNAAGVVSRTRDNGIITGSAEYAADGLCVLTNLARSTMSKAGDQIITTGLGGVFPPEVLVGVIKELTPEASGKSMLAVIKPGADPRTVRHVFIITSY, encoded by the coding sequence TTGAAGGATTTTTTTGACACATGGAAATTTAAGATACTCATCGCCATCGCGGTCTTCCTTGTGGGCATCATGGCCTATGCAGGCGCGAACGGCCGCCTCACCGCCGCCCCGCAGGAGCTGCTGAGCGTGGCGGTGGCCCCGTTCCAGCGGGCGGCGGCGAAGCTGAGCGGCGGGGTGGCCTCCCTGTGGGAGAACTACGCCGACATCGACGCCATTCTGGAAGAGAACAAGACCCTCACCGAGGAGAACGCCGCCCTCCGCGCCCAGATGGTGGACTACGACAAGCTCAAGGCGGAGAACGAGGCCTACAAGGCACTGACCAACATTCAGGAGCAGCACCCCGAGATGAGCTATACCTCCTCCTTCGTCATCGGCCGCGACCCGCTGGACTCCTTCTGGGGTTTCACGCTGGACCGGGGCACATTGGACGGTGTGGCCGTCAACGATGCGGTCATCAGCGACGAGGGCTATCTGCTGGGTGTGGTGCGGGAAGCAGACCTCACCAGCTGCAAGGTCATGACCATTCTGCACCCCAGCTTCAACGCCGCGGGCGTCGTGTCCCGCACCCGGGACAACGGCATCATCACCGGCAGCGCCGAATATGCCGCCGACGGCCTGTGCGTCCTGACCAACCTCGCCCGGAGCACGATGAGCAAGGCGGGGGATCAGATCATCACCACCGGTCTGGGCGGGGTGTTTCCGCCGGAGGTGCTGGTGGGCGTCATCAAGGAGCTGACCCCCGAGGCCAGCGGCAAGTCCATGCTGGCAGTCATCAAGCCGGGCGCAGACCCCCGCACGGTGCGCCATGTGTTCATCATCACCAGCTACTGA
- a CDS encoding rod shape-determining protein — protein MSLFSKDVGIDLGTANTLVYMKGKGIIMREPSVVAVDTKSDEVRCVGAEAKAVIGRTPGSIVAVRPLKDGVIADFDITANMLETFLKKACGNSMFSRPRVVICIPSGVTEVERRAVREAALKAGARQVSVIEEPMAAAIGAGLPISEPTGSMIVDIGGGTAEIAVISLGGIVASRSVRMAGDMFDQAIIAFIKRKYNLLIGERTAEQIKIEIGSAYPMESEMTLEIKGRNLVDGLPKNVIVHSEDVREALLECLVKITSAIKETLERTPPELSADIIDHGITLTGGGALLRGLDKLIESETGIDVHVAEDPLDCVAKGAGAVLDHVDVLHDVLDTDGGHM, from the coding sequence ATGAGCTTGTTTTCAAAGGATGTTGGAATCGATCTCGGTACGGCCAATACCCTCGTTTACATGAAGGGCAAGGGCATCATCATGCGTGAGCCTTCCGTCGTGGCTGTGGACACCAAGAGCGACGAGGTGCGCTGCGTGGGCGCCGAGGCAAAGGCCGTCATCGGCCGCACCCCCGGCAGCATCGTGGCGGTCCGCCCCCTGAAGGACGGTGTCATCGCTGATTTTGACATCACCGCCAATATGCTGGAGACCTTCCTGAAGAAGGCCTGCGGCAACAGCATGTTCTCCCGCCCCCGGGTGGTCATCTGCATCCCGTCGGGCGTCACCGAGGTGGAGCGCCGCGCGGTGCGGGAAGCTGCCCTGAAGGCCGGTGCCCGTCAGGTGTCGGTCATCGAAGAGCCGATGGCAGCGGCCATCGGTGCCGGTCTGCCCATCAGCGAGCCTACCGGCAGCATGATCGTGGACATCGGCGGCGGCACGGCAGAGATCGCCGTCATCTCTCTGGGCGGCATCGTGGCCTCCCGTAGCGTCCGGATGGCGGGCGATATGTTCGATCAGGCGATCATCGCCTTTATCAAGCGCAAGTATAATCTGCTCATCGGTGAGCGCACCGCCGAGCAGATCAAGATCGAGATCGGCTCTGCCTACCCGATGGAGTCCGAGATGACCCTCGAGATCAAGGGCCGCAACCTCGTGGACGGCCTGCCCAAGAATGTCATCGTCCACTCGGAGGATGTCCGTGAGGCCCTGTTGGAGTGTCTGGTCAAGATCACCAGCGCCATCAAGGAGACGCTGGAACGCACGCCGCCTGAGCTGAGCGCCGACATCATCGACCACGGCATCACTCTGACCGGCGGCGGCGCACTGCTGCGCGGCCTTGACAAGCTCATCGAGAGCGAGACCGGCATCGACGTCCATGTGGCCGAAGACCCGCTGGACTGCGTGGCCAAGGGCGCTGGCGCTGTGCTGGATCATGTGGACGTCCTGCATGATGTTCTGGATACCGACGGCGGTCATATGTAA
- a CDS encoding Maf family protein, which produces MDLILASGSPRRKELLSLYTTDFTICVSDFDESTVTADTPARLVEKLARGKCLAVAKDHPGAVVLGCDTVVDVGGEVFGKPHSVEDAKRMLRALSGATHEVHTGVCVSDGLRTESFVDSCKVTFFPIPEEEIDAYTATKEPYDKAGAYAIQGRAALWLDRLEGDYYTIMGLPVSRTARLLGRF; this is translated from the coding sequence ATGGACCTGATCTTGGCCTCCGGCAGTCCGCGCCGGAAGGAGCTTCTGAGCTTATATACGACGGATTTCACCATCTGCGTGAGTGATTTCGACGAGAGCACCGTCACGGCGGACACCCCGGCCCGGCTGGTGGAAAAGCTGGCGCGGGGTAAATGCCTCGCCGTGGCAAAAGACCATCCCGGCGCGGTGGTGCTGGGCTGTGATACCGTCGTGGACGTGGGCGGCGAAGTTTTCGGCAAGCCCCACAGCGTGGAGGACGCCAAGCGGATGCTCCGCGCCCTGTCCGGTGCCACTCACGAGGTGCACACCGGTGTCTGCGTGTCGGACGGCCTGCGCACCGAGAGCTTTGTGGACAGCTGCAAAGTGACCTTTTTCCCCATCCCGGAGGAGGAGATCGACGCCTACACGGCCACCAAGGAACCCTATGATAAGGCCGGCGCTTACGCCATTCAGGGCCGCGCCGCCCTCTGGCTCGACCGGCTGGAAGGGGATTACTACACCATCATGGGCCTGCCGGTCAGCCGGACGGCCCGCCTGCTGGGCCGATTCTGA
- the dut gene encoding dUTP diphosphatase, producing the protein MEPITVKYKVLDSRAKVPAYATSGSAAADLCAVLDEPLTVQPMQRVLVPTGLAIELPGAHAVALVYARSGLSIKHGLCMANGVGVVDSDYRGELKVPMVNLGTEAYTIQPGERVAQLCIAPVYTAVFAQADALEETSRGEGGFGSTGK; encoded by the coding sequence ATGGAACCCATTACTGTAAAATACAAAGTGTTAGACTCCCGGGCCAAGGTGCCCGCCTACGCCACCTCCGGCTCTGCCGCCGCCGACCTGTGCGCCGTGCTGGATGAGCCGCTGACCGTCCAGCCCATGCAGCGGGTGCTGGTGCCCACCGGCCTTGCCATCGAGCTGCCCGGCGCACACGCGGTGGCGCTGGTCTATGCCCGCAGCGGCCTGTCCATCAAGCACGGCCTTTGCATGGCCAACGGTGTCGGCGTCGTGGACAGCGACTACCGCGGCGAGCTGAAGGTGCCGATGGTCAATCTGGGGACGGAGGCCTATACCATCCAGCCCGGGGAGCGAGTGGCTCAGCTCTGCATCGCACCCGTGTATACAGCGGTTTTCGCGCAGGCCGACGCACTGGAGGAGACCTCCCGCGGCGAGGGCGGCTTCGGCTCGACGGGGAAATAA
- a CDS encoding U32 family peptidase: protein MSKIEILAPVGSEEMLRAAVFSGADAVYLGFSGFNARTGAGNFDADSLKEAVRFCHARGVAVHVALNTTVYGGELNGLANAVRAVAASGADAVICQDLAVAKLIGDIAPQLPRHGSTQMSVHTLQGALELKELGFARVVLARELSLPEVEHITKNCGIETECFVHGALCMCVSGQCYMSAFLGGRSGNRGSCAGPCRLPFEANALPEGKPGRLHHLSLKDNSVIDKLDKLQAIGVASAKIEGRLRTPEYVAAAVSACLAGREGRAYDRDLLKNAFSRSGFTSGYLDGKIDGTMFGVRSEADAELTKKTLPALRELYRRERSRVPVEMKIEIEEGGEKLTVTDGTNKAFAYGDAEPQPARTDPTESLSRSLSKTGGTPFAAEKIDVEMDGGPWFVPGSAVNELRREALDALLKKRETLRPWPVNEVELPPLPLRTLPPHRTLRARFERWEQVPEQALSGVEYLILPIGQADRVPREWREKTLLELPRVMFGALEEDTARRIAATQDAGFAGYEVSNIAHLRLCRGLPMTGGFGLNVTNNLAAQYYADLGLGSVLILPEVKDSDISTIAPTHEGRPVPTGVITYGHMPLMVTRACPLQNIHDCAHCDKTGLLTDRKAKKFPVRCGLGVRTIYNPVPIYMGDKPGALTVDYGVAYFTLESREEAAAILDSIRQHAPFEGEFTRGLYFKGTN, encoded by the coding sequence ATGTCAAAGATCGAGATCCTTGCCCCGGTGGGCAGCGAAGAAATGCTCCGTGCGGCGGTGTTCAGCGGCGCGGATGCAGTATATCTGGGCTTTTCCGGCTTCAACGCCCGCACCGGTGCGGGCAATTTTGACGCCGACAGCCTGAAGGAGGCCGTCCGCTTCTGCCACGCCCGGGGCGTGGCGGTCCATGTGGCCCTCAACACCACCGTCTACGGCGGCGAGCTGAACGGGCTGGCCAACGCAGTGCGTGCGGTAGCCGCCAGCGGTGCGGACGCCGTCATCTGCCAAGACCTTGCAGTGGCGAAGCTCATCGGGGACATCGCGCCCCAGCTGCCCCGCCACGGCTCCACCCAGATGAGCGTCCATACGCTGCAGGGTGCGCTGGAACTGAAAGAGCTGGGCTTTGCCCGGGTGGTGCTGGCCCGTGAGCTGAGCCTGCCCGAGGTGGAGCACATCACCAAGAACTGCGGCATCGAGACGGAGTGCTTCGTCCACGGTGCCCTCTGTATGTGCGTCAGCGGCCAGTGCTATATGTCGGCCTTTCTGGGCGGACGAAGCGGCAACCGCGGCTCCTGCGCCGGACCCTGCCGCCTGCCCTTCGAGGCCAACGCCCTGCCGGAGGGCAAGCCGGGCCGGCTGCATCACCTGTCCCTCAAGGACAACTCCGTCATCGACAAGCTGGACAAGCTGCAGGCCATCGGCGTGGCTTCGGCGAAGATCGAAGGCCGTCTGCGGACGCCGGAGTATGTTGCGGCTGCCGTCAGCGCCTGTCTGGCGGGCCGCGAGGGCCGCGCCTACGACCGGGACCTGCTGAAGAATGCCTTCAGCCGCTCCGGCTTCACCTCCGGTTATCTGGACGGAAAGATCGATGGCACGATGTTCGGCGTCCGCAGTGAGGCCGACGCCGAGCTGACCAAGAAGACCCTGCCCGCCCTGCGGGAGCTGTACCGCCGGGAGCGCTCCCGCGTGCCGGTGGAGATGAAGATCGAGATCGAGGAGGGCGGCGAGAAGCTGACCGTCACCGACGGCACCAACAAGGCCTTCGCCTACGGTGACGCTGAGCCGCAGCCCGCCCGCACCGACCCCACCGAGAGCCTGAGCCGCAGCCTGAGCAAGACTGGCGGCACCCCTTTCGCGGCGGAGAAGATCGATGTGGAGATGGACGGCGGGCCGTGGTTCGTGCCGGGCAGCGCCGTCAACGAGCTGCGCCGTGAGGCGCTGGATGCCCTGCTGAAAAAGCGGGAGACCCTGCGCCCGTGGCCGGTGAACGAGGTGGAGCTTCCGCCTCTGCCCCTGCGCACCCTGCCGCCCCATCGCACCCTCCGCGCCCGGTTCGAGCGCTGGGAGCAGGTGCCGGAACAGGCCCTGAGCGGAGTGGAGTACCTCATCCTGCCCATCGGGCAAGCCGACCGCGTCCCCCGCGAGTGGCGGGAAAAGACACTGCTGGAGCTGCCCCGGGTCATGTTTGGTGCACTGGAGGAGGACACCGCCCGCCGCATCGCGGCCACGCAGGACGCGGGCTTTGCGGGCTATGAGGTGAGCAACATCGCCCACCTGCGGCTCTGCCGGGGTCTGCCCATGACCGGCGGCTTCGGCCTCAATGTCACCAACAACCTCGCGGCCCAGTATTATGCCGACCTCGGCCTTGGCTCGGTGCTCATCCTGCCCGAGGTGAAGGACAGCGACATCAGCACCATCGCGCCCACCCACGAGGGCAGACCTGTCCCCACCGGCGTCATCACCTACGGCCATATGCCGCTGATGGTCACCCGCGCCTGCCCGCTGCAAAATATCCACGACTGCGCCCACTGCGACAAGACCGGCCTGCTCACCGACCGCAAAGCGAAAAAGTTCCCGGTGCGGTGCGGGCTGGGCGTCCGTACTATTTATAATCCGGTGCCCATCTATATGGGCGACAAGCCCGGTGCGCTGACCGTGGACTACGGCGTGGCCTACTTCACGCTGGAAAGCAGGGAGGAGGCTGCTGCCATCCTCGACAGCATCCGACAGCACGCACCCTTCGAGGGAGAGTTCACGAGAGGACTCTATTTCAAGGGGACGAATTAA
- the zapA gene encoding cell division protein ZapA: MVNKVRVTIAGAPYAIATTDTENYITALAKKLDDDITKLLDGNANLSVTKAAVFCAMDYLDEYRKSAGSAENMRSQIQDYIADAAKAKLTSDKVKAENEVLKRENAALREQLAKLQK, translated from the coding sequence ATGGTAAACAAAGTGAGAGTGACCATTGCAGGCGCACCTTACGCCATTGCAACGACCGATACCGAGAACTACATCACCGCGCTGGCCAAGAAGCTGGATGACGACATCACAAAGCTGCTGGACGGCAACGCCAACCTTTCTGTGACCAAGGCGGCGGTGTTCTGCGCCATGGACTATCTGGACGAGTACCGCAAGAGCGCAGGCAGCGCCGAAAATATGCGCAGCCAGATCCAGGACTACATCGCCGACGCCGCGAAAGCAAAGCTGACCTCCGACAAGGTCAAGGCGGAGAATGAGGTGCTCAAACGGGAGAACGCTGCCCTGCGGGAGCAGCTGGCGAAGCTCCAGAAGTGA
- a CDS encoding glycogen/starch/alpha-glucan phosphorylase, which translates to MTTKEFAKILQDKLTSEYGVDLSVASHQQIYRALALICRQMMSENHKKFQSKAIGTGSKQVYYLCMEFLMGRSLKMSLFNLGLNEAAQKALAEADISLDSIYEEEPDAGLGNGGLGRLAACYLDGMATTGICGTGYSILYEYGIFKQKIVDGWQQERADNWLPGGQVWLKSHPDQAVEIRFDGEIHENWDHGFHYIQHTNYNSVMAIPSDMYVQGYDGKGVAKLRLWQAKAPDFDMSSFSLGNYNTAMSKNASAELISKVLYPNDNHVEGKILRLRQQYFLSAASIGDIVQNHLSTYGTLENLPDKVAIQLNDTHPTLAIPEMMRILLDECGFGWDKAFDICQKVFSYTNHTVMAEALEKWNVDIFKMTLPRIYQIVTEMDRRAREKLEAAFPGDQGKINYMALIGDNQVRMANICAYTANSINGVSKLHSEIIKESVFHDYYLYKPQAFKNVTNGIAYRRWLLASNPELCKLLDETVGTGYKHDASDLSKLNKFAEDKTVLKRLNEIKLDNKKNFAAYLEKSTGQSIDPNSIFDCQVKRMHEYKRQHLNALNIAAQYLYLKENPNADFIPKTYIFGAKAAPGYYMAKQMIRMICKLGDLINNDPAVRDKLRVVYLEEYCVSLSEHLMPAAEVSEQISLAGTEASGTGNMKFMLNGAITLGTLDGANVEIADAAGKENELIFGMLTPEVNNLKQVGYHPNAFIMGDDVANAALNFLERGWNGENFHEVTENLRSSDPYMVMADFKDYRRAQADLQRLYADREHWAKMSLKNIANSGIFSADRAVLDYARDIWHASAVK; encoded by the coding sequence ATGACTACAAAAGAATTTGCAAAAATTCTTCAGGACAAGCTCACCAGTGAGTATGGTGTGGATCTGAGCGTTGCATCTCATCAGCAGATCTATCGCGCTCTGGCCCTCATCTGCCGCCAGATGATGAGCGAGAACCATAAGAAGTTCCAGTCCAAGGCCATCGGCACCGGCTCCAAGCAGGTCTACTACCTGTGCATGGAGTTCCTGATGGGCCGCAGCCTCAAGATGAGCCTGTTCAATCTGGGCCTGAACGAGGCCGCCCAGAAGGCTCTGGCCGAGGCTGACATCAGTCTGGACAGCATCTATGAGGAAGAGCCGGACGCCGGTCTGGGCAACGGCGGTCTGGGCCGTCTGGCTGCCTGCTACCTCGACGGCATGGCCACCACCGGCATCTGCGGCACCGGCTACTCCATCCTGTACGAGTACGGCATCTTCAAGCAGAAGATCGTGGACGGCTGGCAGCAGGAGCGCGCCGACAACTGGCTGCCCGGCGGTCAGGTCTGGCTGAAGAGCCACCCCGATCAGGCTGTGGAGATCCGCTTCGACGGCGAGATCCACGAGAACTGGGACCACGGCTTCCACTATATCCAGCACACCAACTACAACAGCGTCATGGCCATCCCCTCTGATATGTATGTTCAGGGCTACGACGGCAAGGGCGTGGCCAAGCTCCGCCTGTGGCAGGCCAAGGCACCCGACTTCGATATGTCCAGCTTCTCTCTGGGCAACTACAACACCGCGATGAGCAAGAACGCCAGCGCTGAGCTGATCTCCAAGGTGCTGTACCCCAACGACAACCACGTCGAGGGCAAGATCCTCCGCCTGCGTCAGCAGTACTTCCTGTCTGCTGCCTCTATCGGCGACATCGTCCAGAACCACCTGTCCACCTACGGCACCCTCGAGAACCTGCCCGACAAGGTGGCCATCCAGCTGAACGACACCCACCCGACCCTCGCCATCCCTGAGATGATGCGCATCCTGTTGGACGAGTGCGGCTTCGGCTGGGACAAGGCCTTTGACATCTGCCAGAAGGTCTTCTCCTACACCAACCACACCGTCATGGCCGAGGCTCTGGAGAAGTGGAATGTGGACATCTTCAAGATGACCCTGCCCCGCATCTACCAGATCGTGACCGAGATGGACCGCCGCGCCCGCGAGAAGCTGGAAGCAGCCTTCCCCGGCGATCAGGGCAAGATCAACTATATGGCCCTCATCGGCGACAATCAGGTGCGCATGGCCAACATCTGCGCCTACACCGCCAACAGCATCAACGGCGTCTCCAAGCTGCACAGCGAGATCATCAAGGAGAGCGTCTTCCACGATTATTACCTGTATAAGCCGCAGGCCTTCAAGAACGTGACCAACGGCATCGCTTACCGCCGCTGGCTGCTGGCCTCCAACCCCGAGCTGTGCAAGCTGCTGGATGAGACCGTCGGCACCGGCTACAAGCACGACGCCTCCGACCTGTCCAAGCTGAATAAGTTCGCCGAGGATAAGACCGTCCTCAAGCGCCTGAACGAGATCAAGCTGGACAACAAGAAGAACTTTGCCGCTTACCTCGAGAAGAGCACCGGTCAGTCCATCGACCCCAACTCCATCTTCGACTGTCAGGTCAAGCGGATGCACGAGTACAAGCGCCAGCATCTGAATGCGCTGAACATCGCCGCTCAGTACCTGTACCTGAAGGAGAACCCCAACGCCGACTTCATCCCCAAGACCTATATCTTCGGCGCAAAGGCTGCCCCCGGCTACTATATGGCCAAGCAGATGATCCGCATGATCTGCAAGCTGGGTGACCTCATCAACAACGACCCCGCCGTCCGCGACAAACTGCGCGTGGTCTATCTGGAAGAGTACTGTGTCTCCCTGAGCGAGCATCTGATGCCCGCCGCCGAGGTCTCTGAGCAGATCTCTCTGGCTGGCACTGAGGCCTCCGGTACCGGCAACATGAAGTTCATGCTGAACGGCGCCATCACGCTGGGCACTCTGGACGGCGCAAACGTCGAGATCGCAGACGCTGCCGGCAAGGAGAACGAGCTGATCTTCGGTATGCTGACGCCCGAGGTCAACAACCTCAAGCAGGTGGGCTACCACCCCAACGCCTTCATCATGGGCGACGACGTCGCAAATGCTGCGCTGAACTTTCTCGAGCGCGGCTGGAACGGCGAGAACTTCCACGAAGTCACCGAGAACCTGCGCAGCAGCGACCCCTATATGGTCATGGCCGACTTCAAGGATTACCGCCGTGCACAGGCCGACCTGCAGCGCCTGTACGCCGACCGTGAGCATTGGGCTAAGATGAGCCTGAAGAACATCGCCAACAGCGGCATCTTCAGCGCCGACCGTGCTGTTCTGGACTACGCACGCGACATCTGGCACGCTTCTGCTGTGAAATAA
- a CDS encoding glycoside hydrolase family 13 protein, with the protein MPCLFNSFDPYFKQPFGAVRAGQSVHLSLCIPEELGYVDPHLVLQKEGRYDVPVHYRMKFDGQTPHQNHFSVDVTLNDVGLYFYYFDLYTDFRRIVRGPDNCGVVSWQEGESWQITVYEADFETPAPIKGKVFYQIFPDRFCEGVENKPMPFPDRLYQADKHAEPFWQPNEVGGHLNEDYFGGDLKGIQMKLPYLRKMGVDYLYLNPIFEAHSNHRYNTADYLNVDPLLGTNEDFVALCAEAKKYGIGIVLDGVFSHTGSDSRYFNREGRYGEGGAYRDPSSPYRSWYDFDPKYKGGYRSWWGFETLPEVNEETPSYVEFITGEGGVIDTWLRRGAAGFRLDVADELPDSFIEKVRTAVKRVSPDKFLLGEVWEDATTKFGFDKRRTYLLGKGLDSVMNYPFKNAVLGFVCGRDAGQTMTDILTLCEHYPAPALDTALNFLSTHDTERALTVIADEPANGRGRAWQSGRCVTGDAYEEGMLRLRMAYAIIYTLPGVPCLYYDDEIGMQGYRDPFNRGFYCWDSHEERLRPVLAQLAQLRHSCEAFRTGALRVLRAEGGILHYQRIGEAETAEIIVNRTEHIIVEPLASGKHTEVNPMGFTIVVEEIGHNPDHSYYDYQ; encoded by the coding sequence TTGCCTTGTCTGTTCAATAGCTTCGACCCCTATTTCAAGCAGCCCTTCGGCGCGGTACGCGCCGGCCAGAGCGTGCATCTGTCCCTCTGCATCCCGGAAGAGCTGGGCTATGTTGACCCTCACCTCGTATTGCAGAAGGAGGGCCGGTATGACGTGCCCGTCCACTACCGGATGAAGTTCGACGGCCAGACGCCTCATCAGAATCACTTTTCGGTGGACGTCACCCTCAACGATGTGGGCCTCTACTTCTACTATTTCGACCTCTACACCGACTTCCGCCGCATCGTCCGCGGGCCGGACAACTGCGGCGTCGTGAGCTGGCAGGAGGGCGAAAGCTGGCAGATCACGGTCTACGAGGCCGATTTTGAGACGCCCGCCCCCATCAAGGGCAAGGTGTTCTACCAGATCTTCCCCGACCGCTTCTGCGAGGGTGTGGAGAACAAGCCCATGCCCTTCCCCGACCGGCTTTATCAGGCCGACAAGCACGCCGAGCCCTTCTGGCAGCCCAACGAGGTGGGCGGCCACCTGAACGAGGACTATTTCGGCGGCGACCTCAAGGGCATCCAGATGAAGCTGCCCTACCTGCGGAAGATGGGAGTGGACTACCTCTACCTCAACCCCATCTTTGAGGCCCACTCCAACCACCGGTACAACACCGCCGACTATCTCAACGTAGACCCCCTTCTGGGCACCAACGAGGACTTCGTGGCCCTCTGCGCCGAGGCCAAAAAGTACGGCATCGGCATCGTGCTGGACGGCGTCTTCAGCCACACCGGCTCGGACAGCCGCTATTTCAACCGGGAGGGCCGCTACGGCGAGGGCGGCGCTTATCGCGACCCCAGCTCCCCCTACCGCAGCTGGTACGACTTCGACCCCAAGTATAAGGGCGGCTACCGCAGCTGGTGGGGCTTCGAGACTCTGCCCGAGGTCAACGAGGAAACGCCCTCCTACGTCGAATTTATTACCGGCGAGGGCGGCGTTATCGACACATGGCTGCGCCGGGGCGCGGCAGGCTTCCGTCTGGACGTGGCCGACGAGCTGCCCGACTCCTTCATCGAAAAAGTGCGCACCGCCGTCAAGCGGGTCAGCCCGGACAAATTCCTGCTGGGTGAGGTCTGGGAGGACGCCACCACCAAATTCGGTTTCGACAAGCGTCGCACCTACCTGCTGGGCAAAGGCCTCGACAGCGTGATGAACTACCCCTTCAAGAACGCCGTCCTCGGCTTCGTCTGCGGCCGGGACGCCGGGCAGACCATGACCGACATCCTCACCCTCTGTGAGCACTACCCCGCCCCGGCCCTCGACACGGCCCTGAATTTCCTCTCCACCCACGACACCGAGCGGGCGCTGACCGTCATCGCCGACGAACCGGCCAATGGCCGGGGCCGTGCATGGCAGAGCGGGCGCTGCGTCACCGGCGACGCCTACGAGGAAGGGATGCTCCGGCTGCGGATGGCCTATGCCATCATCTACACCCTGCCCGGCGTCCCCTGCCTCTACTACGACGACGAGATCGGGATGCAGGGCTACCGCGACCCCTTCAACCGGGGCTTCTACTGCTGGGACAGCCACGAGGAGCGGCTGCGCCCGGTGCTGGCCCAGCTGGCACAGCTCCGCCACAGCTGCGAAGCCTTCCGCACCGGCGCGCTCCGCGTCCTGCGGGCCGAGGGCGGCATCCTCCACTACCAGCGCATCGGCGAAGCCGAGACGGCGGAGATCATCGTCAACCGCACCGAGCACATCATCGTGGAGCCGCTGGCCTCCGGCAAGCATACCGAGGTGAACCCCATGGGCTTCACCATCGTGGTGGAGGAGATCGGCCATAACCCGGATCACAGCTACTACGATTATCAGTAA
- a CDS encoding NfeD family protein has translation MSVDPIFWLLAAIGFVVLEAMTLNLVSIWFAVGSAAALLSCLVVASFRVQAVVFIAVSILCLLALKPLCARLRKPPTATNGDRALGREAVVLTPVSAEAAGRVRLDGVDWNARCATPGDTLAPGQSCRVAEIHSTLLIVEPVLTETARRAAH, from the coding sequence ATGTCTGTTGACCCCATTTTTTGGCTGCTGGCCGCCATCGGCTTCGTCGTTCTCGAAGCCATGACGCTGAATCTCGTCTCCATCTGGTTCGCGGTGGGCAGTGCGGCCGCGCTGCTCAGCTGCCTTGTGGTGGCGTCCTTCCGGGTGCAGGCGGTGGTGTTCATCGCCGTCAGCATCCTCTGTCTGTTGGCCCTCAAGCCCCTGTGTGCCCGGCTGCGCAAGCCGCCCACCGCCACGAACGGCGACCGCGCCCTTGGCCGGGAGGCCGTCGTGCTCACCCCCGTCTCCGCTGAGGCCGCCGGCCGTGTCCGGCTGGACGGCGTGGACTGGAACGCCCGCTGCGCCACCCCCGGCGATACCCTCGCCCCGGGCCAGAGCTGCCGGGTGGCCGAGATCCACAGCACCCTGCTCATCGTGGAGCCTGTCCTGACCGAGACCGCCCGCCGGGCGGCTCACTGA